One window from the genome of Archaeoglobus neptunius encodes:
- a CDS encoding FAD-dependent oxidoreductase, translating to MVAVDYVVVGAGYAGLKCAELLMDRGFKTLIFDMREAGGEISVFSRLSDFSSKYEKYIEEIRELRRDIPVDVGTVIKSKPVIVNSGNGLKRFEAKRVLLCTGATDIAPAKLNVLGKRVAGIYTLETALRLVSRDNKIGNKILIAAKEDKIVELAESQFYRMGYEVELSSLGDSINVIGRERVEGVEIEGETFKCDTLVVYGGRSPFNPLKLRGTPVGNVVTCTYDYSKVEENVKNFIAKF from the coding sequence ATGGTAGCAGTTGACTACGTCGTCGTAGGTGCAGGGTATGCAGGTTTGAAATGTGCGGAACTCCTCATGGACAGAGGTTTCAAAACACTGATATTTGACATGAGGGAAGCAGGAGGTGAGATTAGCGTATTCTCCAGACTGAGCGACTTCAGCTCGAAATACGAGAAATACATTGAGGAGATAAGAGAACTGAGGAGGGATATCCCCGTAGATGTCGGTACTGTCATAAAATCAAAGCCCGTTATCGTCAACTCTGGAAATGGACTGAAGAGGTTTGAGGCAAAGAGAGTACTCCTCTGCACGGGAGCAACTGATATTGCTCCTGCAAAGCTCAACGTACTTGGGAAAAGAGTTGCGGGCATATACACTCTCGAAACAGCCCTAAGGCTGGTATCCAGAGATAACAAAATCGGGAACAAGATTTTGATTGCCGCAAAAGAGGACAAAATTGTGGAGCTTGCCGAATCCCAGTTTTACAGAATGGGATACGAGGTTGAGTTGAGCAGTTTGGGGGATAGCATAAACGTTATTGGCAGGGAAAGGGTAGAGGGTGTTGAGATTGAAGGAGAGACCTTCAAATGCGATACACTTGTAGTTTATGGAGGTAGAAGTCCATTCAACCCGTTAAAGCTCAGGGGCACGCCTGTAGGAAATGTTGTAACCTGCACGTATGACTATTCCAAAGTTGAGGAAAACGTAAAGAACTTCATTGCAAAATTTTAG
- a CDS encoding NAD(P)/FAD-dependent oxidoreductase, producing the protein MYDVAIVGAGVTGCFIAKELSKYNLRVVVFERKAAPGLGQTKGCSGIIHAFQLPFNSLKGKLCLEGNAMMDREAEELGFSFKRVGLILVATNPITKLILPLLRAYFSRYVEVRQLDRDEILQMEPNLTDGIRGGLFFPSAGVVNPVEMTYAAYRFAKANGVEFRFNCGIKGIKRRTKSFILKTEHDDLEEAKFVINCAGLHADEISRMAGYDMTITPGKGSHIVFNDKGFAHHLIAEIPLKPDRRTKGGGALVSIDGKPVWGPNLIDTSDKEDTAVRKEEVDGLKRKFGKLFRKMPEDVIAYYAGVRSIAGKDFVINQPIRNFINVAGIQSPGLTAAPAIAKKIVKMLVTSGIEMKKKKRLVKPKFIRLKDLNLSTIEEIVRTNPDYGDVICLCELVSKAEILNVAKEFSSFDAVRHITRAGMSCNKCHADIIVLMQRVCNKVVKDSAGSEVIW; encoded by the coding sequence GTGTACGACGTGGCAATAGTAGGGGCAGGTGTTACGGGTTGCTTTATAGCCAAAGAACTATCAAAGTACAACCTAAGAGTCGTGGTATTCGAGAGAAAGGCTGCTCCGGGTCTCGGACAGACCAAGGGATGCTCAGGGATTATACATGCTTTTCAACTTCCATTTAACTCGCTCAAAGGCAAGCTGTGCCTGGAAGGTAACGCAATGATGGACAGGGAGGCTGAGGAACTCGGTTTCTCCTTTAAAAGGGTTGGTCTGATCCTCGTTGCAACAAACCCGATTACAAAATTGATTTTACCACTGCTCAGAGCTTATTTCTCAAGATACGTTGAGGTCAGGCAGCTTGACAGGGATGAGATACTCCAGATGGAGCCAAATTTGACTGACGGGATAAGAGGCGGTCTGTTCTTTCCCTCTGCAGGAGTTGTTAATCCTGTCGAAATGACATACGCTGCATACCGGTTTGCGAAGGCTAACGGAGTGGAGTTCAGATTTAACTGCGGGATAAAAGGAATAAAAAGAAGGACAAAGAGCTTTATTTTAAAAACAGAACATGATGATTTAGAGGAAGCAAAATTCGTTATAAACTGTGCCGGACTGCATGCTGACGAAATCTCGAGAATGGCTGGTTATGATATGACAATCACCCCTGGAAAGGGTTCCCACATAGTTTTTAACGACAAAGGGTTTGCGCACCACCTGATAGCGGAAATACCCCTCAAACCTGACAGAAGGACGAAGGGTGGAGGAGCTCTGGTCAGCATAGACGGAAAGCCGGTATGGGGACCGAATTTGATCGATACCTCCGACAAAGAGGATACAGCCGTGAGAAAAGAGGAGGTGGATGGGCTTAAAAGGAAGTTTGGAAAACTTTTCAGGAAGATGCCCGAAGACGTTATCGCCTACTATGCCGGCGTGAGATCAATTGCGGGGAAGGACTTTGTGATCAACCAGCCGATCAGGAACTTCATAAACGTAGCGGGAATTCAGAGTCCCGGCCTGACCGCAGCCCCAGCCATAGCCAAGAAAATCGTAAAAATGCTTGTTACAAGCGGTATCGAGATGAAGAAAAAGAAAAGATTGGTGAAACCAAAATTTATCAGGCTCAAGGACCTGAATCTGAGCACGATTGAGGAAATTGTCAGGACTAATCCGGATTATGGCGATGTAATTTGTCTTTGTGAGCTTGTCAGCAAGGCTGAGATTCTCAATGTGGCAAAGGAGTTTTCCAGTTTTGATGCTGTAAGGCACATAACAAGAGCGGGCATGAGTTGCAATAAGTGTCATGCGGACATAATAGTTTTAATGCAGAGAGTGTGTAATAAAGTTGTAAAAGATAGTGCTGGAAGTGAAGTGATATGGTAG